A region of Paractinoplanes abujensis DNA encodes the following proteins:
- a CDS encoding helix-turn-helix domain-containing protein — MSDSPDPPQSPGDVGAALAWWRKRRKISGQVLGRRVGMSQAKISRLETGVSTPDPEDVRRIAESLDLPSAEVERLASLAEQSEQPLIDWQAAEPNLTNRQEIIKSLEALVREVRVFQPAVVPGLLQTSEYARSVLKSFRFEVGENELGASELAISEAVAERMARGQALYKPDRQFHFLLAETVLTTMVCEPLDMLGQIKRLREVAALPNVTVKFIRHYTRWPVPPLNGFELMGDRAVMVDTVNSSLVSRADRQVVQQHRRIFEALESVATTDIGPVMDAHQDRYLQMLRSAVA, encoded by the coding sequence ATGAGCGATTCGCCCGACCCCCCGCAGTCGCCCGGCGACGTCGGGGCTGCTCTGGCGTGGTGGCGCAAACGAAGAAAGATCTCCGGGCAGGTCCTCGGCCGTCGAGTCGGCATGAGTCAGGCCAAGATCTCCCGGCTCGAGACGGGTGTCTCCACTCCTGACCCCGAGGACGTCAGGCGAATCGCCGAAAGCTTGGATCTGCCGTCGGCCGAGGTGGAGCGTCTGGCCAGCTTGGCCGAGCAGTCGGAACAACCACTCATCGACTGGCAGGCGGCCGAACCCAACCTGACAAACCGGCAAGAGATCATCAAATCGCTTGAGGCGCTGGTTCGAGAGGTCCGCGTTTTTCAGCCGGCCGTGGTTCCCGGTCTCTTGCAGACCAGTGAGTACGCGCGCTCCGTCCTCAAGTCCTTCCGGTTCGAAGTCGGCGAGAACGAGCTGGGCGCGTCCGAACTGGCCATCTCGGAAGCTGTCGCCGAACGCATGGCTCGCGGCCAGGCCCTGTACAAACCCGACCGGCAGTTTCATTTTCTGCTGGCCGAGACGGTACTCACCACCATGGTGTGCGAGCCACTCGACATGCTCGGCCAGATCAAGCGGCTACGCGAGGTGGCCGCGCTGCCCAACGTCACCGTGAAGTTCATCCGGCACTACACCCGATGGCCGGTGCCGCCGCTGAACGGCTTCGAGTTGATGGGAGACCGGGCCGTCATGGTCGACACCGTCAACAGCAGCCTCGTGTCACGGGCGGATCGCCAGGTCGTCCAGCAGCACCGGCGGATCTTCGAAGCCCTGGAAAGTGTCGCGACGACCGACATCGGTCCCGTCATGGACGCGCATCAGGATCGATATCTCCAGATGCTCCGCAGCGCCGTTGCCTGA
- a CDS encoding bifunctional [glutamine synthetase] adenylyltransferase/[glutamine synthetase]-adenylyl-L-tyrosine phosphorylase, producing MTRPSRLARYGFADNGLRVADLLGPTGLRLWDPEAQAPTGPDAAELLTSLSRAADPNLALRQLHRLVDAAGRAAARGNGGPVTGPGGEIAGNDATEALLGALAQDPGLRRRLVAVLGASSALGDHLVANPADWRVLATGKTGLPPSAEGHLEVESDEPSVPALRRAYRISLLRIAAADLTGGRGLEPTMAALSRLADETLAAAYAIAVAGLPASTPEPSLAVVAMGKCGGNELNYVSDVDVIFVADSDEDLNAGTIVAARLIEICGMVAWPVDAALRPEGSRGPLVRTLASHEAYYRRWARTWEFQALLKARPAAGDLALGRRWIEDLAPLVWHAAERPEAVPDVRDMRRKIIDNVPPGLVDREIKRGPGGLRDIEFAVQLLQLVHGRIDETLRPPGTIPALRALVAGGYVGREDGETLLRGYRFLRGVEHRLQLQQLRRTHTVPDDPDGLRWLASALGYTALPGRDAVQAFRSDWVGHAAQVRRLHVKLLYQPLLEAVARVPAEALRMTPESAGRRLEVLGFADQAAALRHLQALTGGVTRTSAIQRTLLPMLLQEFADAPEPDRGLLNYRHVSDKLGSTPWYLRLLRDGGPVARRLARVLSLSRYATDLLTRDPEALRLLADDAELLPRSRESLLDGFRAAAERYPEDPVKAIAAVRARRRRELFRLACADVLSKAGDLAPAEPLDVNAIGIALSDVTDATLNAALAVARRARPGPDGLTFAIIGMGRLGGYEMSYPSDADVLFVYEPAPGAPESESSAAALAIAEQLRKSLTAPAPDPELGIDADLRPEGRQGPLVRSLAAYQQYYARWSRVWEAQALLRARFVCGDASLGRTFEELADKIRYPEGGLTREQVVEIRRIKARVEVERLPRNADPHTHTKLGRGGLSDVEWAIQVLQLRHAYAEPGLRKTRTLEALDAAVRAELVDKVDAAAMTAGWTLAAQVRNALTLVRGRPTDQLPRHGVELAGTVQLLGGGDPGEFVDRYLRLTRRSRAAMERVLES from the coding sequence GTGACCCGGCCCAGCCGGCTCGCCCGGTACGGCTTCGCCGACAACGGCCTGCGCGTGGCCGACCTGCTCGGCCCGACCGGTTTGCGGCTGTGGGACCCGGAGGCGCAGGCCCCGACCGGCCCCGACGCGGCCGAGCTGCTCACCTCGCTGTCCCGGGCGGCCGACCCCAACCTGGCCCTGCGTCAGCTGCACCGGCTGGTCGACGCGGCGGGCCGGGCGGCGGCGCGGGGCAACGGCGGTCCGGTCACCGGCCCGGGCGGCGAGATCGCCGGCAACGACGCCACCGAGGCGCTGCTGGGTGCGCTCGCGCAGGACCCGGGGCTGCGGCGGCGGCTGGTGGCCGTGCTGGGCGCGTCGTCCGCGCTCGGCGATCACCTGGTGGCCAACCCGGCCGACTGGCGGGTGCTGGCCACGGGCAAGACCGGGCTGCCGCCCAGCGCCGAGGGTCATCTCGAGGTGGAGAGCGACGAGCCGAGCGTGCCCGCGCTGCGCCGGGCGTACCGGATCTCGCTGTTGCGGATCGCCGCCGCCGACCTCACCGGTGGGCGGGGGCTCGAGCCGACCATGGCCGCGCTGTCCCGCCTGGCCGACGAGACACTGGCCGCGGCCTACGCGATCGCGGTGGCCGGCCTGCCCGCGTCGACGCCCGAGCCCAGCCTGGCCGTGGTGGCCATGGGCAAGTGCGGCGGCAACGAGCTCAACTACGTCTCCGACGTGGACGTCATCTTCGTGGCCGACTCCGACGAGGATCTCAACGCCGGCACGATCGTCGCGGCCCGCCTGATCGAGATCTGCGGCATGGTGGCCTGGCCGGTCGACGCCGCACTGCGGCCCGAGGGCAGCCGCGGCCCGCTGGTGCGCACGCTGGCCAGCCACGAGGCTTATTACCGGCGCTGGGCGCGCACGTGGGAGTTCCAGGCGCTGCTCAAGGCCCGGCCCGCCGCCGGTGACCTGGCGCTGGGCCGCCGCTGGATCGAAGATCTGGCTCCGCTGGTGTGGCATGCGGCGGAGCGGCCCGAGGCGGTGCCCGACGTCCGCGACATGCGCCGCAAGATCATCGACAATGTGCCGCCGGGCCTGGTCGACCGTGAGATCAAGCGGGGGCCGGGCGGGCTGCGCGACATCGAGTTCGCCGTTCAGCTGCTGCAGCTCGTGCACGGCCGGATCGACGAGACGCTGCGGCCGCCCGGCACCATCCCGGCCCTGCGCGCGCTGGTCGCCGGCGGTTACGTCGGCCGCGAGGACGGCGAGACCCTGCTGCGTGGCTACCGGTTCCTGCGCGGCGTCGAGCATCGGCTGCAACTTCAACAGCTCCGCCGTACGCACACCGTGCCCGACGACCCCGACGGCCTGCGCTGGCTGGCCAGCGCGCTGGGCTACACGGCGCTGCCCGGGCGCGACGCCGTCCAGGCGTTCCGCTCCGACTGGGTGGGTCACGCCGCCCAGGTCCGCCGCCTGCACGTCAAGCTGCTCTACCAGCCGCTGCTGGAGGCCGTGGCCCGGGTGCCGGCCGAGGCGCTGCGGATGACCCCCGAGTCGGCCGGCCGCCGGCTCGAGGTGCTCGGTTTCGCCGACCAGGCGGCCGCGCTGCGCCACCTGCAGGCGCTCACCGGCGGGGTCACCCGCACCTCGGCCATTCAGCGCACGCTGCTGCCGATGCTGCTGCAGGAGTTCGCCGACGCCCCCGAGCCCGACCGGGGCCTGCTCAACTATCGCCACGTCTCCGACAAGCTGGGCTCCACCCCGTGGTATCTGCGGCTGCTGCGCGACGGCGGCCCGGTCGCCCGGCGGCTGGCCCGCGTGCTCAGCCTGTCGCGCTACGCCACCGACCTGCTCACCCGCGACCCCGAGGCGTTGCGTCTGCTCGCCGACGACGCCGAACTGCTGCCCCGCTCGCGCGAGTCGCTGCTCGACGGGTTCCGGGCCGCCGCCGAGCGCTACCCGGAGGACCCGGTCAAGGCGATCGCGGCCGTGCGCGCCCGCCGTCGGCGTGAGCTGTTCCGGCTGGCCTGCGCCGACGTGCTGAGCAAGGCGGGCGACCTGGCCCCGGCGGAGCCGCTCGACGTCAACGCCATCGGCATCGCGCTGTCCGACGTCACCGACGCCACGCTGAACGCGGCCCTGGCCGTGGCCCGGCGCGCCCGTCCCGGCCCCGACGGCCTCACGTTCGCGATCATCGGGATGGGCCGGCTCGGCGGGTACGAGATGAGCTACCCCTCCGACGCCGACGTGCTCTTCGTCTACGAGCCCGCGCCCGGCGCCCCCGAGAGCGAGTCGTCGGCCGCGGCGCTGGCCATCGCCGAGCAGCTGCGCAAATCGCTGACCGCGCCCGCCCCCGACCCGGAGCTGGGCATCGACGCCGACCTGCGCCCGGAGGGCCGGCAGGGTCCGCTGGTCCGCAGCCTCGCGGCCTACCAGCAGTATTACGCTCGCTGGTCGCGTGTGTGGGAGGCCCAGGCGCTGCTGCGGGCCCGTTTCGTCTGCGGCGACGCCTCCCTGGGCCGTACGTTCGAGGAGCTGGCCGACAAGATCCGCTACCCCGAGGGCGGCCTGACCCGCGAGCAGGTCGTCGAGATCCGGCGGATCAAGGCCCGCGTCGAGGTGGAGCGGCTGCCCCGCAACGCCGACCCGCACACCCACACCAAGCTGGGCCGGGGCGGTCTGTCCGACGTGGAGTGGGCCATCCAGGTGTTGCAGCTGCGCCACGCGTACGCGGAACCGGGGCTGCGCAAGACCCGGACGCTCGAGGCTCTCGACGCGGCTGTCCGGGCCGAACTGGTCGACAAGGTCGACGCGGCCGCCATGACCGCAGGCTGGACCCTGGCCGCCCAGGTGCGCAACGCGCTCACCCTGGTGCGGGGCCGGCCCACCGACCAGCTGCCCCGCCACGGCGTCGAGCTGGCCGGCACCGTGCAGCTGCTGGGCGGCGGCGACCCGGGGGAGTTCGTCGACCGCTACCTGCGCCTGACTCGCCGCTCCCGCGCGGCCATGGAACGTGTGCTGGAGTCCTGA
- a CDS encoding type 1 glutamine amidotransferase, with translation MATALVIENDPTDDLRRLGEWLTEAGLELTVLRPHAGDQLPETLDGYLALVVLGGDQNAYSDAEGVPGAPWFPALEGLLRKAVRHRVPTLGVCLGGQLLASAHGGLVERSTSGPEIGPGLVGKRDAADTDPLFKWVPLLPDVVQWHRDEITELPLQAVLLAASSRYPHQAFRLGDRAWGLQFHIECDAAMIEQWAASDRATIDELGYDSEAVVFATADVLPDVEEVWQPFAARFASLALGTLPDADIPAPGTGRTLPLLGQ, from the coding sequence GTGGCGACTGCACTAGTCATCGAGAACGATCCGACCGACGACCTGCGCCGGCTCGGCGAGTGGCTGACCGAGGCGGGGCTGGAGCTGACCGTGCTGCGGCCGCACGCCGGTGACCAGCTGCCCGAGACCCTCGACGGCTACCTCGCGCTCGTCGTGCTGGGCGGCGACCAGAACGCGTATTCCGACGCCGAGGGCGTGCCCGGGGCGCCGTGGTTCCCGGCTCTGGAGGGGTTGCTGCGCAAGGCGGTGCGCCACCGGGTGCCCACGCTCGGCGTCTGCCTGGGTGGTCAGCTGCTGGCGAGCGCCCACGGCGGTCTGGTCGAGCGCAGCACCAGCGGTCCCGAGATCGGCCCGGGCCTGGTCGGCAAGCGCGACGCGGCCGACACCGACCCGCTGTTCAAGTGGGTGCCGCTGCTGCCCGACGTCGTCCAGTGGCATCGCGACGAGATCACCGAGTTGCCGCTGCAGGCCGTGCTGCTGGCCGCGTCCAGCCGCTATCCGCATCAGGCTTTCCGGCTGGGTGACCGGGCCTGGGGTCTGCAGTTCCACATCGAGTGCGACGCCGCGATGATCGAGCAGTGGGCCGCGAGCGACCGGGCCACGATCGACGAGCTCGGCTACGACTCCGAGGCCGTCGTCTTCGCCACCGCCGACGTGCTGCCCGACGTCGAGGAGGTGTGGCAGCCGTTCGCCGCCCGCTTCGCCTCGCTGGCCCTGGGCACCTTGCCCGACGCCGACATACCCGCGCCCGGCACCGGCCGCACCCTTCCGCTGCTGGGGCAGTGA
- a CDS encoding EamA family transporter: MSAAPLLVLASVISIQFGSAVGRTLFDDLGATGVVLLRAGLSALVLAVLVRPRLRTWPRAAWRAACLLGIAVAGLNLFSALAMRTVPLGVVVTVSFLGPLTVALVQTRRLLDLLWALLAGAGVALLWWHPGPSVPPAGLGLAALAGVCGAGYIVLTARVGGLVPGVGALPVSLSVATLVALPFGLTGVRAVVDEPLLLAGAGSVALLQTIFPYVLELLALRRIPTRVFGILASLNPAAAAIAGLLVLDQHLGPVSLAALALVTLASAGVTVTGGAPRSGPSVMPAPRESSGPPVPRPRSRPSRGSRAPGRAAWPRRWRRHN; the protein is encoded by the coding sequence ATGTCGGCCGCGCCCCTGCTCGTGCTCGCATCGGTGATTTCGATCCAGTTCGGGTCGGCGGTCGGCCGCACCCTCTTCGACGACCTCGGCGCCACCGGCGTGGTGCTGCTGCGGGCCGGCCTCTCGGCCCTGGTGCTGGCCGTGCTGGTGCGCCCGCGCCTGCGCACCTGGCCCCGCGCGGCCTGGCGGGCGGCGTGCCTGCTCGGGATCGCGGTGGCCGGCCTCAACCTGTTCTCCGCGCTGGCCATGCGCACGGTGCCGCTGGGCGTGGTCGTCACCGTGTCGTTCCTGGGCCCGCTGACCGTCGCGCTCGTGCAGACCCGCCGCCTGCTCGACCTGCTCTGGGCGCTGCTGGCCGGGGCCGGGGTGGCCCTGCTGTGGTGGCATCCCGGCCCGTCGGTGCCGCCCGCCGGGCTCGGGCTGGCCGCACTGGCCGGGGTGTGCGGCGCGGGCTACATCGTGCTCACCGCCAGGGTGGGCGGCCTGGTGCCCGGAGTGGGCGCCCTGCCGGTCTCGCTGAGCGTGGCCACCCTGGTGGCGCTGCCCTTCGGCCTCACCGGGGTCCGCGCTGTCGTCGACGAACCGTTGTTGCTGGCCGGCGCGGGCTCGGTGGCGCTGCTGCAGACCATTTTCCCGTACGTCCTGGAACTGCTCGCGCTGCGCCGCATCCCCACGCGCGTCTTCGGCATCCTGGCCAGCCTCAACCCGGCCGCGGCGGCGATCGCGGGCCTGCTCGTGCTCGATCAGCACCTGGGACCGGTCTCGCTGGCCGCCCTGGCCCTGGTCACACTGGCCAGCGCCGGCGTCACCGTGACGGGCGGCGCTCCGCGGTCCGGCCCGTCCGTCATGCCGGCTCCGCGGGAGTCCAGCGGGCCACCAGTTCCTCGTCCTCGGTCTCGCCCGTCTCGCGGAAGCCGAGCGCCCGGTAGAGCCGCCTGGCCGCGGCGTTGGCGGCGGCATAACTGA
- a CDS encoding DUF350 domain-containing protein, which translates to MLEDLLEGAGRSLVFGIVGIGLMAVGYVLVDLLTPGKLRDLIFVERNPNASLLLAANQLGIAAIVFTAIFTSYDSFGQGLASTVLFGIIGIGIMGLAFLVLDWMTPGKLGEVICTPERHGGALVSAASHFGAALIVCACIS; encoded by the coding sequence GTGCTGGAAGATCTGCTTGAGGGTGCTGGGCGCAGTCTGGTTTTCGGAATCGTCGGCATCGGGCTGATGGCGGTGGGCTACGTCCTCGTCGACCTGCTCACACCGGGCAAACTGCGCGACCTGATCTTCGTCGAGCGCAACCCCAACGCGTCGCTGCTGCTGGCGGCCAACCAGCTCGGCATCGCGGCCATCGTGTTCACGGCGATCTTCACGTCGTACGACTCGTTCGGCCAGGGCCTGGCGTCGACGGTGCTGTTCGGCATCATCGGCATCGGCATCATGGGCCTGGCGTTCCTGGTGCTCGACTGGATGACCCCCGGCAAACTGGGCGAGGTCATCTGCACCCCGGAACGCCACGGCGGCGCCCTGGTCAGCGCGGCCTCCCACTTCGGCGCGGCCCTCATCGTGTGCGCCTGCATTTCCTGA
- a CDS encoding glutamine synthetase family protein produces MDRQQEFVLRTLEERDIRFVRLWFTDVLGTLKSVSVAPAELESAFEEGMGIDGSAIEGFARVYESDMVAMPDPTTFQVFPFEGGASGESARMFCDILLPDGSAAWADPRHVLRRMLAKAAEKGFTFYTHPEVEFFLVQDGPLDGSVPVPVDNGGYFDHTTHSIARDFRRQAVLALERIGISVEFSHHEVAPGQQEIDLRYADALTTADNIMTFRHVVKEVALSQGVRATFMPKPYTDQPGSGMHTHLSLMEGERNAFYDADDPQKLSKTARSFIAGLLVHAREYTAVTNQYVNSYKRLFPLQLPNVVTESPAFVSWGHLNRSALVRVPAFGKPSSARVEVRSIDSATNPYLAFAVLLGAGLKGIEEGYELPPGAEDDVWSLSPAERKAAGYEALPENLSEAIDVMSKSELIPEVLGEHVFDFFLRNKTAEWEQYRREVTPYERQRYLGAL; encoded by the coding sequence GTGGACCGACAGCAGGAGTTCGTGCTTCGTACTCTGGAGGAGCGCGACATCCGTTTTGTCCGGCTCTGGTTCACCGATGTGCTGGGCACGCTCAAGAGCGTCTCGGTCGCCCCGGCCGAGCTCGAGTCCGCCTTCGAGGAGGGTATGGGCATCGACGGCTCGGCGATCGAAGGCTTCGCCCGGGTCTACGAGTCGGACATGGTCGCCATGCCCGACCCGACGACGTTCCAGGTCTTCCCGTTCGAAGGTGGCGCCAGCGGCGAGAGCGCCCGCATGTTCTGCGACATCCTGCTGCCCGACGGCAGCGCCGCGTGGGCCGACCCGCGGCACGTGCTGCGCCGCATGCTGGCCAAGGCGGCCGAGAAGGGCTTCACCTTCTACACCCACCCCGAGGTCGAGTTCTTCCTCGTACAGGACGGCCCGCTCGACGGCTCGGTGCCCGTCCCGGTCGACAACGGCGGCTACTTCGACCACACCACCCACTCCATCGCGCGCGACTTCCGCCGCCAGGCCGTGCTCGCGCTCGAGCGGATCGGCATCTCGGTCGAGTTCAGCCACCACGAGGTCGCCCCCGGCCAGCAGGAGATCGACCTGCGCTACGCCGACGCGCTGACCACCGCCGACAACATCATGACGTTCCGGCACGTGGTCAAGGAGGTCGCGCTCTCGCAGGGCGTGCGGGCCACGTTCATGCCGAAGCCGTACACCGACCAGCCCGGCAGCGGCATGCACACGCACCTCTCGCTGATGGAGGGCGAGCGGAACGCGTTCTACGACGCCGACGACCCGCAGAAGCTGTCCAAGACCGCGCGTTCGTTCATCGCCGGCCTGCTCGTGCACGCGCGGGAATACACCGCCGTGACCAACCAGTACGTGAACTCGTACAAGCGGCTCTTCCCGCTGCAGCTGCCCAACGTGGTGACCGAGTCGCCCGCGTTCGTCAGCTGGGGTCACCTCAACCGCTCGGCCCTGGTCCGCGTGCCCGCGTTCGGCAAACCCAGCTCGGCCCGCGTCGAGGTCCGCTCGATCGACTCCGCCACGAACCCGTACCTGGCCTTCGCCGTGCTGCTGGGCGCGGGCCTCAAGGGCATCGAGGAGGGCTACGAGCTGCCGCCCGGCGCCGAGGACGACGTGTGGTCGCTCTCGCCCGCCGAGCGCAAGGCGGCCGGCTACGAGGCGCTCCCGGAAAACCTGTCCGAGGCGATCGACGTCATGAGCAAGTCGGAACTGATCCCCGAAGTGCTCGGCGAGCACGTTTTCGACTTCTTCCTGCGCAACAAAACGGCCGAATGGGAGCAGTACCGGCGCGAGGTCACGCCGTACGAGCGGCAGCGTTACCTGGGCGCGCTGTAA
- the panB gene encoding 3-methyl-2-oxobutanoate hydroxymethyltransferase encodes MTEIPTLYGGPPTRRVRTRDLVAAKSRGDRWPMLTSYDQYTASIFDQNGVPVLLVGDSAANNVFGHETTLPITVDELIPLVRAVVRATRTALIVADLPFGSYEEGPTQALRTAVRFMKEGGAHAVKLEGGRRVAAQIEALVGAGIPVMGHVGFTPQSEHTIGGYRVQGRDNQGAQVLADAHAVAEAGAFAVVLEMVPGEVAKTITKELEIPTVGIGAGPDTDAQVLVWQDMAGLRTGRTPRFVKQYADLAGVLSSATQQFAAEVRGGEFPAAEHTF; translated from the coding sequence ATGACCGAGATCCCCACCCTGTACGGTGGCCCGCCCACCCGCCGGGTCCGCACCCGCGATCTCGTCGCCGCCAAGAGCCGCGGCGACCGCTGGCCCATGCTGACGTCCTACGACCAGTACACGGCCTCGATCTTCGACCAGAACGGCGTACCCGTGCTGCTGGTCGGCGACTCGGCGGCCAACAACGTGTTCGGCCACGAGACCACCCTGCCGATCACCGTCGACGAGCTGATCCCGCTGGTCCGCGCGGTCGTCCGGGCCACCAGGACCGCGCTCATCGTGGCCGACCTGCCCTTCGGCAGCTACGAGGAGGGCCCCACGCAGGCGCTGCGCACGGCCGTCCGGTTCATGAAGGAGGGCGGCGCGCACGCCGTCAAACTCGAGGGCGGCCGCCGCGTCGCGGCCCAGATCGAGGCGCTGGTCGGGGCGGGCATCCCGGTCATGGGTCACGTCGGCTTCACACCGCAGAGCGAGCACACCATCGGCGGTTACCGCGTGCAGGGCCGCGACAACCAGGGCGCCCAGGTGCTGGCCGACGCCCACGCGGTGGCCGAGGCGGGCGCGTTCGCCGTGGTGCTCGAAATGGTGCCGGGCGAGGTGGCCAAGACGATCACCAAGGAGCTCGAGATCCCGACCGTGGGCATCGGCGCCGGCCCCGACACCGACGCCCAGGTGCTGGTCTGGCAGGACATGGCGGGTCTGCGCACCGGTCGCACGCCGCGCTTCGTGAAGCAGTACGCCGACCTCGCGGGGGTGCTGTCGTCGGCCACGCAGCAGTTCGCAGCCGAGGTTCGCGGCGGCGAGTTCCCGGCCGCGGAGCACACCTTTTAA
- a CDS encoding RNB domain-containing ribonuclease: MPIRRVWAPRIDFDALRRELRLPGDFPADALAEAEQAAAAPPPPAADRTDVPFVTIDPATSKDLDQAMHLSRRPGGGYRVRYAIADVASYVRPGGPLEAETWVRGQTIYLPDGRIPLHPAVLSEDAVSLFPDVDRSAVVWTIDLDADGATTSIALERARVRSRAKLNYTDVQGQVDAGEAPEPLALLTELGTLLAGRAADRGAVNLPLPEQEVEPHDGGWRLVLRAPLAVEEHNAQISLLTGMAAAELMLGAKVGLLRTMPPPKPEAIVKLQAAAKSLGVLWPSGAQVGTVVAAVDPGTPRGAAFLDQAADLLRGAGYTPFDGALPEQTGHGGVGAPYAHVTAPLRRLADRYATEVCLAVATGESIPEWARAALPRLPKAMSESDRLAGAANRGAIDLAEAVLLEHRVGELFEAGVVDLDDSSKGRPPGGTVAIDEPAVRAHCRGALSLGVRVQARLITADPATRKVQFEV; encoded by the coding sequence GTGCCGATCAGACGGGTGTGGGCGCCGCGCATCGACTTCGACGCTCTGCGGCGGGAACTCAGGCTGCCGGGGGACTTCCCGGCCGATGCGCTGGCCGAGGCCGAACAGGCCGCCGCGGCGCCCCCACCACCGGCCGCCGACCGTACCGACGTGCCGTTCGTGACCATCGACCCGGCCACGTCGAAGGATCTCGACCAGGCCATGCACCTGAGCCGGCGGCCCGGCGGCGGTTACCGGGTGCGCTACGCGATCGCCGACGTCGCCTCGTACGTGCGGCCGGGCGGCCCGCTCGAGGCCGAGACCTGGGTGCGCGGTCAGACGATCTACCTGCCCGACGGCCGGATCCCGCTGCACCCGGCGGTGCTCAGCGAGGACGCGGTGAGCCTGTTCCCCGACGTCGACCGGTCGGCGGTGGTGTGGACGATCGACCTCGACGCCGACGGCGCGACCACCTCGATCGCGCTCGAACGGGCCCGGGTGCGCAGCCGGGCCAAGCTCAACTACACCGACGTGCAGGGGCAGGTCGACGCGGGTGAAGCCCCCGAGCCGCTGGCGCTGCTGACCGAACTGGGCACGCTGCTGGCCGGGCGGGCCGCCGACCGGGGCGCGGTCAACCTGCCGCTGCCCGAGCAGGAGGTCGAGCCGCACGACGGCGGCTGGCGGCTGGTGCTGCGGGCCCCGCTGGCGGTCGAGGAGCACAACGCGCAGATCTCGCTGCTCACCGGCATGGCCGCGGCCGAACTGATGCTGGGCGCGAAGGTCGGGCTGCTGCGCACGATGCCGCCGCCCAAGCCCGAAGCGATCGTGAAGTTGCAGGCCGCCGCGAAGTCGCTGGGGGTCCTGTGGCCGTCGGGGGCGCAGGTCGGCACGGTGGTCGCGGCGGTCGACCCGGGCACCCCGCGCGGCGCGGCCTTCCTCGACCAGGCGGCCGACCTGCTGCGCGGCGCGGGCTACACGCCGTTTGACGGCGCGCTGCCCGAGCAGACCGGGCACGGCGGTGTCGGCGCCCCGTACGCGCACGTCACGGCCCCGCTGCGCCGGCTGGCCGACCGCTACGCGACCGAGGTCTGCCTGGCCGTCGCGACGGGGGAGAGCATCCCGGAGTGGGCCCGGGCCGCGCTGCCCCGCCTGCCCAAGGCCATGTCGGAGTCGGACCGCCTGGCCGGCGCGGCCAACCGGGGCGCGATCGACCTGGCCGAGGCGGTGCTGCTGGAACACCGCGTGGGCGAACTCTTCGAGGCGGGCGTGGTCGACCTGGACGACTCGTCCAAAGGCCGCCCACCGGGTGGCACGGTGGCGATCGACGAGCCGGCCGTCCGGGCCCACTGCCGGGGCGCGTTGTCGCTGGGCGTCCGGGTCCAGGCCCGGCTGATCACCGCCGACCCGGCCACCCGCAAGGTCCAGTTCGAGGTCTGA
- a CDS encoding aspartate-semialdehyde dehydrogenase, translating to MRIGIVGATGQVGSVMRRILAEREFPVGQLRLFASARSAGRTLPWGPGEVTVEDAATADYSGLDIVLFSAGGASSKELAPRVAEAGAVVIDNSSAWRMDPDVPLVVSEVNPDAIRHRPKGIIANPNCTTMAAMPVLRPLHDEAGLVALVATTYQAVSGAGLAGVSELDEQVKKVADRATELTHDGSAVEFPAPRSFAKPIAFNVLPLAGKIVDDGRDETDEEQKLRNESRKILDIPSLLVSGTCVRVPVFTGHSLQINARFARPITPARVRELLTGAPGVELSDVPTPLEAAGRDASYVGRIRADETVENGIALFVSNDNLRKGAALNAVQVAELVAASL from the coding sequence ATGAGGATCGGCATTGTGGGCGCGACGGGACAGGTGGGCAGCGTCATGCGGCGCATCCTGGCCGAGCGCGAATTCCCGGTAGGACAGCTCCGTCTCTTCGCCTCCGCCCGCAGCGCGGGCCGCACCCTGCCGTGGGGCCCGGGCGAGGTGACCGTCGAGGACGCGGCGACCGCCGACTACAGCGGTCTCGACATCGTGTTGTTCTCGGCCGGCGGGGCCAGCTCCAAAGAGCTCGCGCCGCGCGTGGCCGAGGCCGGCGCCGTCGTCATCGACAACTCGTCGGCCTGGCGCATGGATCCCGACGTCCCGCTGGTCGTCAGCGAGGTCAACCCGGACGCGATCCGCCACCGCCCCAAGGGCATCATCGCCAACCCCAACTGCACCACCATGGCCGCGATGCCGGTGCTGCGCCCGCTGCACGACGAGGCCGGGCTGGTCGCGCTGGTCGCCACCACCTATCAGGCCGTCTCCGGCGCCGGGCTGGCCGGCGTGAGCGAGCTCGACGAGCAGGTGAAGAAGGTGGCCGACCGGGCCACCGAGCTCACCCACGACGGCTCGGCCGTCGAGTTCCCGGCGCCGCGCTCGTTCGCCAAGCCGATCGCGTTCAACGTGCTGCCGCTGGCCGGCAAGATCGTGGACGACGGCCGCGACGAGACCGACGAGGAGCAGAAGCTCCGCAACGAGAGCCGTAAAATCCTCGATATCCCGTCGCTGCTCGTCTCGGGCACCTGCGTGCGGGTCCCGGTCTTCACCGGCCACTCGCTGCAGATCAACGCCCGCTTCGCCCGCCCGATCACCCCGGCCCGCGTGCGCGAGCTGCTGACCGGTGCGCCCGGGGTCGAGCTCTCCGACGTGCCCACGCCGCTCGAGGCGGCCGGGCGCGACGCTTCGTACGTGGGTCGCATCCGCGCCGACGAGACGGTGGAGAACGGCATCGCCCTCTTCGTCTCGAACGACAACCTGCGCAAGGGTGCCGCGCTCAACGCCGTGCAGGTCGCCGAACTGGTGGCCGCGTCGCTGTAG